From Brucella pseudogrignonensis, a single genomic window includes:
- a CDS encoding sel1 repeat family protein, with product MTQFQSVTQQSKTGSQDRILLEMGLKYAVGRDCEIDVVEAHKWLNIAAIRGNQKAERMRNQVAATMSKTELAAALRSAREWMTAH from the coding sequence ATGACACAGTTTCAGAGCGTCACACAGCAGAGCAAAACAGGTTCTCAAGATCGTATTCTACTGGAAATGGGATTGAAATATGCCGTTGGCCGGGACTGTGAGATTGATGTGGTCGAAGCACATAAATGGCTTAATATTGCTGCAATCCGTGGCAATCAGAAGGCTGAACGTATGCGTAATCAGGTTGCTGCAACCATGAGCAAGACAGAACTTGCCGCAGCCCTGCGCAGTGCACGCGAATGGATGACTGCGCACTGA
- a CDS encoding AMP nucleosidase — MTQRIEQPFLTEIKTPPFMEPQVFADAGAAVVALRKLYDRNTAFLRTAFEQLAKGEVRPQRYRAFYPEICLSTSSFAHVDTRLAFGHVTMPGDYSATITRPDLFEHYLNEQIRLLMRNHGVTVTVRESATPIPIHFAFMEGTYVEASVANAFTHPMRDLFDVPDLAATDDKIVNADFDPIPGEPMPLAPFTAQRVDYSLHRLAHYTATSPKHFQNFVLFTNYQFYMDEFCAYARKLMADGGGGYDSFVEPGNAITLAGETAPSTGIALQRMPQMPAYHLQRKDHSGITMINIGVGPSNAKTITDHVAVLRPHAWLMLGHCAGLRNSQELGDYVLAHAYMREDHVLDDDLPVWVPLPALAEIQVALEEAVEEVTGLEGYDLKRIMRTGTVATIDNRNWELRDQRGPVQRLSQARAVALDMESATIAANGFRFRVPYGTLLCVSDKPLHGELKLPGMATEFYKRQVAQHLQIGIRAMEKIAAMPDERLHSRKLRSFYETAFQ, encoded by the coding sequence ATGACACAACGAATCGAACAGCCATTTCTCACCGAGATTAAAACGCCTCCTTTTATGGAGCCGCAAGTTTTTGCCGATGCAGGCGCGGCAGTTGTCGCGCTTCGCAAGCTTTATGATCGCAATACCGCGTTTCTCCGCACAGCCTTTGAACAGTTGGCGAAGGGAGAAGTCCGACCTCAGCGATATCGCGCTTTTTACCCCGAAATTTGTCTGTCGACATCGAGCTTTGCTCATGTCGATACACGTCTGGCGTTTGGCCATGTGACCATGCCGGGCGATTATTCGGCAACCATCACGCGACCTGATTTGTTTGAACATTATCTTAACGAACAAATTCGCCTGCTGATGCGCAATCATGGGGTGACAGTCACCGTTCGGGAATCAGCAACGCCAATTCCGATCCATTTCGCCTTCATGGAGGGCACTTATGTTGAAGCATCGGTTGCCAATGCCTTCACGCATCCGATGCGCGATCTCTTCGACGTGCCGGATCTGGCCGCAACAGACGACAAGATCGTCAACGCCGATTTTGATCCAATTCCCGGCGAGCCGATGCCGCTTGCACCTTTCACGGCGCAACGCGTTGACTATTCGCTACACAGGCTTGCGCATTACACAGCGACAAGTCCGAAGCATTTCCAAAACTTCGTGCTGTTTACGAACTATCAGTTCTATATGGATGAATTCTGCGCCTATGCACGCAAGCTGATGGCAGATGGCGGCGGCGGGTATGACAGCTTTGTCGAGCCGGGCAATGCGATCACGCTTGCAGGTGAAACCGCTCCAAGCACGGGCATCGCATTGCAACGCATGCCGCAAATGCCGGCCTATCATCTGCAACGCAAAGATCATTCTGGCATCACCATGATTAACATTGGCGTTGGCCCGTCCAATGCAAAGACGATTACCGATCATGTTGCCGTGCTTCGCCCGCATGCATGGCTGATGCTGGGACATTGTGCTGGTCTGCGCAACAGTCAGGAGCTTGGCGATTACGTTCTTGCTCACGCTTACATGCGTGAAGACCACGTTCTCGATGATGATCTTCCGGTCTGGGTGCCCTTGCCCGCATTGGCAGAAATTCAAGTTGCCCTAGAAGAAGCGGTTGAAGAAGTCACCGGCCTTGAAGGCTATGATCTTAAGCGGATCATGCGAACCGGCACAGTTGCGACGATTGATAATCGCAACTGGGAACTGCGCGACCAGCGCGGCCCTGTTCAGCGCCTTTCTCAGGCACGGGCAGTAGCACTTGATATGGAGTCAGCGACAATTGCGGCCAATGGCTTCCGCTTTCGCGTTCCCTACGGCACTCTGCTCTGTGTTTCCGACAAGCCGTTGCACGGCGAGCTAAAACTACCCGGCATGGCGACCGAGTTCTATAAGCGGCAAGTCGCGCAGCATCTACAAATTGGTATTCGTGCGATGGAAAAAATCGCTGCCATGCCAGATGAACGACTGCATTCACGCAAGCTTAGAAGCTTCTACGAAACTGCGTTCCAGTAA
- a CDS encoding DUF2147 domain-containing protein — protein sequence MMGLTAAVALTATLAVPAFADEAIVGTWKRPNGTIISYAACGGGKYCGTVQTGEYKGKSIGSMSGKDGSYKGEVNKLDEGKTYTGKASVKGNTLSLSGCVMGGLICKSESLTRQ from the coding sequence ATGATGGGACTAACTGCTGCCGTTGCTCTGACGGCAACCCTCGCTGTACCAGCCTTTGCTGATGAAGCCATTGTCGGCACGTGGAAGCGGCCGAACGGCACGATCATCAGTTATGCGGCCTGTGGTGGTGGCAAATATTGCGGCACGGTTCAAACCGGCGAATATAAGGGCAAATCGATAGGCTCTATGTCAGGCAAGGACGGCAGCTATAAAGGCGAGGTCAACAAGCTCGACGAAGGCAAGACCTATACGGGCAAAGCCAGCGTCAAAGGCAACACGCTTTCGCTCTCTGGCTGTGTAATGGGCGGATTAATCTGCAAAAGCGAAAGCCTCACGAGGCAGTAA
- a CDS encoding antifreeze protein → MSIRTIAALAGTTFILGASAFAFSTQASALTMKECSAKYQSAKDAGTLGNVKWNDFRKTQCGDDAAAAPAAPAKKAAAPAKNAAAPAAADTAKGLTMKQCSTKYQAAKDAGIDGGAKWNDFRKAECGPGADAVALSTDGNSEPAAPTVAAPKGIKFPTAVSAKFSSESPGKARMHTCLEQYHAAKDANALGGLKWVQKGGGYYSLCNARLKGNS, encoded by the coding sequence ATGTCTATTCGTACCATTGCAGCTTTGGCTGGGACCACATTCATTCTGGGCGCATCTGCCTTTGCTTTTTCAACGCAGGCCAGTGCGCTGACCATGAAAGAATGTAGCGCAAAGTATCAGTCGGCCAAGGATGCCGGGACGCTTGGCAATGTTAAGTGGAACGACTTCCGTAAGACACAATGCGGAGATGATGCTGCGGCAGCGCCTGCCGCTCCAGCAAAGAAGGCTGCTGCGCCTGCCAAAAATGCTGCAGCTCCAGCTGCTGCTGATACTGCCAAAGGACTGACAATGAAGCAGTGCAGCACGAAATATCAGGCTGCCAAAGATGCGGGCATCGATGGTGGCGCAAAATGGAATGATTTTCGTAAGGCTGAATGTGGTCCGGGTGCGGATGCTGTAGCACTAAGTACAGATGGTAATTCGGAGCCAGCCGCTCCCACTGTTGCGGCACCGAAGGGCATCAAGTTCCCCACTGCTGTGTCTGCCAAGTTCTCCAGCGAGTCACCGGGTAAGGCTCGTATGCATACTTGCCTTGAACAGTATCATGCTGCGAAAGACGCAAATGCGCTTGGTGGCCTTAAATGGGTACAGAAGGGCGGCGGTTATTACAGCCTTTGCAATGCACGCCTGAAAGGCAATTCATAA
- a CDS encoding YitT family protein — MTPDRHRLYEDAIAMLIGTSFIALGITLYSQATLMTGSTAGIALLIQYATGISFGALYFVINLPFYYFAAKRMGWAFTVRTFIAVALMSLFAKVIPMCVDFSSINPLFAALMGGTLMGMGVLALFRHRSGVGGVNILALYLQDAYGIRAGWFQLALDVIIMLGSLFFIPWENMLLSLAGAVAMNAIIAINHKPGRYLGIS, encoded by the coding sequence ATGACGCCGGATCGTCATCGTCTTTATGAAGATGCGATTGCAATGCTCATTGGTACCTCATTCATCGCATTGGGCATAACCCTTTACAGCCAAGCCACACTGATGACTGGCAGCACGGCTGGTATTGCGTTGCTTATTCAATATGCAACAGGCATTAGCTTTGGCGCGCTCTATTTTGTGATCAACCTGCCGTTTTATTATTTTGCAGCGAAACGGATGGGCTGGGCGTTTACCGTCAGAACATTTATCGCAGTTGCTCTGATGTCGCTCTTCGCCAAAGTGATACCTATGTGCGTTGATTTCAGTTCAATCAATCCGCTGTTTGCTGCACTCATGGGGGGCACGCTCATGGGGATGGGCGTTCTTGCCCTTTTTCGCCACCGATCTGGTGTCGGCGGTGTAAACATTCTGGCGCTTTATTTGCAGGATGCCTATGGCATTCGTGCTGGCTGGTTCCAGCTAGCGCTTGACGTTATTATTATGCTCGGTTCCCTGTTCTTTATTCCCTGGGAGAATATGCTGTTATCGCTGGCGGGCGCGGTGGCTATGAATGCCATTATTGCCATCAATCATAAGCCGGGCCGCTATCTTGGCATAAGTTAA
- a CDS encoding DNA topology modulation protein FlaR has protein sequence MFKRVMIFGGAGSGKSTLARSLGKITDLPVVHIDTIYWLPNWTMRPREEIGRLTTEIANRDEWIFEGNHSETMAYRAERADMLIFLDISTPRRLWRILTRTFRYFGKSRPDMAEGCKERFDWEFLKFAANYRNNGRIRALTFMEKAPSHLSKYQLRSPAEVKQFLAKTEYEIIQNNSKT, from the coding sequence ATGTTTAAGAGAGTAATGATATTTGGCGGCGCTGGTTCAGGAAAGTCCACTCTGGCCCGTTCTCTTGGAAAAATAACTGACCTCCCGGTCGTTCACATCGACACAATTTACTGGCTACCTAATTGGACAATGCGCCCACGCGAAGAAATAGGGCGTTTGACCACGGAAATTGCAAATCGAGATGAATGGATCTTTGAAGGAAACCATAGTGAAACTATGGCTTATCGCGCGGAACGTGCTGATATGCTCATCTTTTTGGATATTTCGACACCGAGACGCCTCTGGCGAATTCTCACCCGAACATTTCGCTATTTCGGAAAGTCACGCCCCGACATGGCCGAAGGATGCAAAGAACGCTTTGACTGGGAGTTTCTCAAATTCGCAGCAAACTATCGCAACAATGGCCGCATTCGTGCACTCACTTTTATGGAAAAGGCGCCGTCGCATCTTTCGAAGTACCAGTTGCGCAGTCCGGCAGAGGTGAAACAATTTCTTGCTAAAACCGAATACGAAATAATCCAAAATAATTCGAAGACATAA
- a CDS encoding site-specific integrase, whose protein sequence is MIVVGGTKVDSGDVYSPIVDYNLEYTSIRSQKHRIVEQFTLAELSGKYINILWDDGSHKYNVKSFLGEIDEILKGMRFSGFDQAMLDSVIGSLRERGNSNATINRKMAALSKLLRKAHKMGDIYSLPEFVRQKERAGRIRFLEYEEEKRLFAAIKSRCEDSYRLSIFLVDTGCRLGEAIGLTWNDIQEHRTTFWLTKSNRSRTVPLTKRAKKATAIAHGRLKGPFSMLNQVRFRQIWNEAKIEVGLGTDDQVVPHILRHTCASRLVRGGIDIRRVQMWLGHQTLQMTMRYAHLATHDLDSCVKVLEIR, encoded by the coding sequence ATGATCGTCGTTGGGGGCACGAAGGTCGATAGTGGTGATGTTTATTCGCCAATCGTCGATTATAATCTCGAATATACATCCATCAGAAGCCAGAAGCACAGAATTGTCGAACAATTCACTCTGGCAGAGCTGTCTGGTAAGTATATCAACATTCTCTGGGATGATGGGTCACACAAGTATAATGTGAAGTCTTTTCTCGGTGAGATTGATGAAATCTTGAAAGGCATGCGTTTTTCTGGATTTGATCAAGCGATGCTCGACTCTGTCATTGGTTCGCTTCGTGAGCGCGGTAACAGCAATGCAACCATCAATCGTAAGATGGCTGCATTAAGCAAGCTGCTGCGGAAGGCGCACAAAATGGGGGATATCTACAGCCTGCCGGAATTTGTTCGGCAGAAAGAGCGAGCAGGACGCATTCGCTTCCTCGAATATGAAGAGGAAAAGCGGCTTTTTGCAGCGATTAAGTCGCGTTGCGAAGATAGTTACCGTCTTTCAATTTTCCTGGTCGATACTGGCTGTCGCCTTGGCGAAGCTATTGGTTTGACGTGGAATGACATTCAGGAACATCGTACCACTTTTTGGCTAACCAAATCTAACAGGAGCCGCACGGTTCCGCTCACGAAACGAGCAAAAAAAGCAACCGCCATTGCGCATGGACGCCTAAAAGGCCCCTTCTCAATGCTCAATCAGGTTCGCTTCCGCCAGATTTGGAACGAAGCCAAAATCGAAGTTGGCCTTGGCACAGATGATCAAGTCGTTCCGCATATTCTGCGTCATACCTGTGCATCGCGTTTGGTCCGCGGCGGAATTGATATTCGTCGTGTGCAGATGTGGCTCGGTCATCAAACTTTGCAGATGACGATGCGCTATGCTCATCTTGCTACACACGATCTTGATTCCTGCGTTAAAGTTCTCGAGATTCGTTGA
- a CDS encoding glutathione binding-like protein has product MAEQTKPIELYYWPTPNGFKVSIMLEELGVPYEVKYVNIGKGDQFQPDFLKIAPNNRMPAIVDPEGPGGAPISVFESGAILQYLGRKFGKFYPSDERKRVAVDEWLMWQMGGLGPMSGQAGHFHIYAPEKVQYGIDRYTNEVNRLYGVLNRQLEGKDYIAGEYSIADMASIGWINAYKNFDQKLEDFPNLKRWHETMNARPAVQRGLVVGKEERERAMASANKEEEQKVLFGQKAR; this is encoded by the coding sequence ATGGCCGAGCAGACAAAACCGATTGAACTTTACTATTGGCCGACACCGAATGGCTTCAAGGTGAGCATTATGCTCGAGGAACTGGGTGTTCCTTATGAAGTCAAATATGTAAATATCGGCAAAGGCGATCAGTTCCAGCCGGATTTCCTCAAAATCGCACCGAACAATCGCATGCCTGCTATTGTTGATCCGGAAGGTCCGGGCGGCGCGCCGATTTCGGTCTTTGAATCGGGTGCAATTCTTCAATATCTCGGACGCAAATTTGGCAAGTTCTATCCATCAGATGAACGCAAGCGCGTTGCAGTTGATGAATGGCTGATGTGGCAGATGGGTGGACTTGGGCCAATGTCGGGTCAGGCAGGACATTTCCACATTTATGCACCAGAAAAAGTGCAGTACGGGATTGATCGCTATACCAATGAGGTCAACCGTCTTTATGGCGTTCTCAATCGCCAGCTTGAAGGCAAAGACTATATCGCGGGCGAATATTCCATCGCTGATATGGCGAGCATTGGTTGGATCAACGCTTACAAGAATTTTGATCAGAAGCTGGAAGATTTCCCAAACCTCAAGCGCTGGCATGAGACCATGAACGCACGACCCGCCGTGCAGCGTGGTCTTGTGGTTGGCAAAGAAGAGCGCGAACGCGCAATGGCTTCGGCTAATAAGGAAGAAGAGCAGAAAGTGCTATTTGGCCAGAAAGCCAGGTAA
- a CDS encoding DUF423 domain-containing protein, with protein sequence MSNQLNAQVRNPVFGTLAGLCGALAIAAYAGAAHGGENHLSAIAPLLLGHAPALLVLSLIVPNSRVASMGGAILIAGLALFCGDLFMRDMAGSRLFPMAAPTGGSLMILGWLIVGVSSWFKRR encoded by the coding sequence ATGTCAAACCAACTCAACGCTCAGGTTCGTAATCCGGTGTTTGGTACACTTGCTGGACTGTGTGGCGCACTGGCTATTGCTGCGTATGCAGGAGCCGCGCATGGTGGTGAAAACCACTTGAGTGCTATTGCACCACTCTTGCTTGGCCATGCCCCTGCCCTCCTGGTCCTGTCATTGATTGTTCCCAATAGCCGCGTGGCAAGTATGGGTGGCGCCATACTCATCGCGGGACTGGCACTGTTTTGCGGAGATCTCTTCATGCGCGACATGGCCGGAAGCAGGTTGTTTCCAATGGCTGCACCGACAGGCGGCAGCCTAATGATTCTCGGCTGGCTTATTGTTGGCGTTAGTAGCTGGTTCAAGCGGCGTTGA
- a CDS encoding pyridoxal phosphate-dependent aminotransferase, producing MTSPRLTPLVERLPSTVPFVGPETLELQRGKPFIARIGANESSFGPAPSVIDAMKQEASEVWKYGDPENYALRHAIAAHHGVKPENIMPGAGVDALLGLVVRQYVQEGDKVINSLGGYPTFNYHVSGFGGTLLTVPYNQDRPDLDALIEKAKQENPALLYIANPDNPMGTWHEGSDIQSFIEQIPETTMLILDEAYCETGPASAFPPFELDRPNVLRMRTFSKAYGLAGIRVGYVVGNETAISAFNKIRDHFAVNRIAQAAAIAALKDQVYLNDVVEKIHAGRERIAKIAVKHGLKPIPSATNFVTVDCGHDGAFATAILNGLIERDVFIRKPGAPVLDRCIRVSVGVSEQLDMFEAALPDAILDAQKSL from the coding sequence ATGACATCGCCTCGTCTCACACCACTTGTTGAACGCCTTCCCTCCACCGTTCCTTTTGTCGGCCCGGAAACTCTCGAGTTGCAGCGGGGAAAACCTTTCATCGCGCGAATCGGTGCGAACGAAAGCAGCTTTGGCCCTGCCCCTTCCGTCATCGACGCGATGAAGCAGGAGGCGTCTGAAGTTTGGAAATATGGCGACCCGGAGAATTATGCTCTTCGCCACGCGATCGCCGCGCATCATGGTGTGAAGCCGGAAAACATTATGCCCGGCGCAGGCGTCGATGCACTGCTGGGTCTGGTTGTCCGTCAATATGTCCAGGAAGGCGACAAAGTAATCAATTCACTTGGCGGCTATCCGACATTTAACTATCACGTTTCAGGTTTTGGCGGCACTTTGCTAACTGTGCCTTACAATCAGGACAGGCCTGATCTCGATGCACTGATCGAGAAAGCGAAGCAGGAAAATCCAGCACTGCTTTATATCGCAAACCCCGACAATCCGATGGGTACGTGGCATGAAGGTTCGGATATTCAGTCATTCATTGAGCAAATACCTGAAACCACAATGCTTATACTTGATGAGGCTTATTGTGAGACCGGCCCTGCTTCTGCATTTCCGCCATTTGAACTGGATCGGCCAAACGTTCTTCGGATGCGCACTTTCTCAAAGGCTTACGGGCTTGCGGGCATTCGCGTTGGTTACGTCGTCGGTAACGAAACCGCAATTAGCGCCTTCAACAAAATCCGCGATCATTTTGCTGTTAACCGAATTGCACAAGCGGCCGCCATCGCGGCACTAAAAGATCAAGTTTATCTGAACGACGTTGTGGAGAAAATCCACGCGGGTCGTGAACGCATTGCAAAAATCGCAGTCAAACACGGGCTGAAACCAATACCATCGGCCACCAATTTCGTGACAGTTGATTGCGGTCACGATGGCGCTTTTGCAACCGCTATCCTGAATGGCTTGATTGAACGGGACGTTTTCATTCGCAAGCCCGGAGCGCCAGTTCTTGACCGCTGCATTCGGGTGAGTGTTGGCGTGAGTGAGCAATTGGATATGTTTGAAGCAGCTCTTCCAGACGCAATCCTCGATGCGCAAAAAAGCCTGTAG